The Candidatus Kryptonium sp. genome contains a region encoding:
- a CDS encoding SDR family oxidoreductase codes for MILNDKVAIVTGASRGIGRSIALLFSREGAKISAVARTEEDLKKLKSEIESAGGKCLIFKGDVSNEDDVKKVIEKTIDEFGKIDILVNNAGFGIYKPVVDLSVEEFDSMVGVNFRGVFLFTKYVLPYMMKQNSGVIINISSIAGTLGVKNMAVYSATKWAVNGFTESLIHEVREYNIRVASLCPGSVDTNFSNVAGSNPPSRDKVLKPEDVAQTALLIASLPERAMLSHLILRPTNPK; via the coding sequence ATGATCCTAAACGATAAAGTCGCAATTGTAACTGGGGCAAGCAGAGGTATCGGTAGATCAATTGCTTTGTTATTTTCAAGAGAAGGAGCGAAAATTTCAGCCGTTGCAAGGACGGAGGAAGATTTGAAAAAATTAAAATCGGAAATTGAATCAGCAGGTGGCAAATGCTTGATCTTTAAAGGTGATGTTTCAAATGAAGATGATGTTAAAAAAGTGATTGAAAAGACAATTGACGAATTTGGGAAAATTGATATACTTGTGAATAATGCTGGATTTGGAATATATAAGCCAGTCGTTGATCTTTCGGTAGAAGAATTTGATAGTATGGTCGGGGTAAATTTTCGTGGTGTTTTTCTCTTCACGAAATATGTCTTACCGTATATGATGAAGCAAAATTCAGGAGTTATAATCAACATTTCTTCAATCGCTGGGACTCTTGGGGTTAAAAACATGGCTGTTTATTCTGCGACGAAGTGGGCAGTAAATGGATTTACAGAGTCATTAATTCATGAGGTAAGGGAATACAATATTCGCGTTGCCTCGCTTTGTCCAGGTTCAGTTGATACCAACTTTTCAAATGTTGCTGGCTCAAATCCACCGTCAAGAGACAAAGTTCTTAAACCTGAAGATGTTGCTCAAACTGCTCTTCTTATCGCATCTTTGCCAGAACGAGCTATGTTAAGTCATTTGATTTTGAGACCAACAAATCCAAAGTGA
- the folE gene encoding GTP cyclohydrolase I FolE — MNENKNENLVIAKPDLKKISDLIRELLIELGEDPNREGLEKTPMRVAKAFEYLTKGYREDIEKVLNKAIFSEKYNEMVIVKNIDFFSLCEHHLLPFYGKVHIAYIPNGKIVGLSKIPRIVEVFSRRLQVQERLTEQIADTLDRYLNPKGVAVVIEAKHLCMIMRGVEKQNSVATTSAMRGVFAEDVKARNEFMHLISEDLM, encoded by the coding sequence ATGAACGAAAATAAAAATGAAAATCTCGTAATCGCAAAGCCAGATTTGAAGAAGATATCTGATCTAATAAGAGAGTTATTAATTGAGCTTGGAGAAGATCCGAATAGAGAGGGGCTTGAAAAAACTCCAATGCGTGTTGCAAAAGCGTTTGAATATCTTACGAAAGGTTATCGTGAAGATATAGAAAAGGTTTTAAACAAAGCGATCTTTAGCGAGAAGTATAACGAAATGGTTATAGTTAAAAACATTGATTTTTTCAGTTTGTGTGAGCATCATCTTCTTCCTTTCTATGGCAAAGTCCACATAGCTTATATTCCAAATGGCAAAATAGTTGGATTAAGCAAAATTCCAAGAATAGTTGAAGTATTCAGCCGTCGGCTTCAAGTTCAAGAAAGATTAACTGAACAGATCGCAGATACATTAGATAGATACTTAAATCCCAAAGGTGTGGCAGTTGTAATTGAAGCAAAACACCTGTGTATGATAATGCGTGGTGTTGAAAAACAAAATTCCGTTGCAACTACAAGTGCAATGCGCGGCGTATTTGCGGAAGATGTCAAAGCAAGGAACGAGTTTATGCATCTTATAAGCGAAGATTTAATGTAA
- a CDS encoding prohibitin family protein, giving the protein MTPIIIALIIAAGISIYGSITGKTKQTIPISIAVLIIGLLFASIVTVPAGHVGVLTLFGKVDPEEVPEGLHLINPLKSLHVMSIRTQEIFEHADVPSKEGLSVGLEVSLLYRIEPTMASDIYRNIGENYDAIIIVPMLRSAIRNVTVNHEAKDLYTSGRELIAGQIFNELDKALRARGIIVEAVLLRKIVLPEQVQQAINNKLAAEQEAERMKFVILREEQEAKRKRIEAQGIADFQNIVRQGIDERLLKWKALEAVNELAKSPNTKFIILGDKSGLPIIVQP; this is encoded by the coding sequence ATGACACCTATAATCATCGCACTAATAATCGCCGCAGGAATCTCAATCTATGGTTCAATCACTGGAAAAACCAAACAGACAATCCCAATATCAATCGCCGTTCTAATAATTGGATTACTCTTTGCTTCAATCGTGACAGTTCCGGCAGGTCATGTCGGTGTGTTGACTTTGTTTGGAAAAGTTGATCCAGAAGAAGTGCCAGAGGGACTACATCTGATAAACCCATTGAAATCGCTTCATGTTATGTCAATTAGAACGCAAGAAATTTTTGAACATGCAGATGTGCCAAGCAAAGAAGGTTTAAGTGTAGGGCTTGAAGTATCGCTACTGTATCGCATTGAACCGACAATGGCAAGTGATATTTACAGGAATATAGGTGAAAACTACGACGCAATTATCATTGTCCCAATGTTAAGGTCAGCGATAAGGAATGTGACAGTTAACCATGAAGCTAAAGATCTTTACACATCTGGTCGTGAGCTAATAGCAGGACAAATCTTCAATGAACTTGACAAGGCGCTCAGAGCAAGGGGGATAATCGTTGAAGCGGTGCTTTTAAGGAAAATCGTTTTACCAGAACAAGTTCAACAAGCAATAAACAATAAACTTGCAGCGGAACAAGAAGCAGAAAGAATGAAATTCGTGATCTTAAGAGAAGAACAGGAGGCGAAACGCAAGAGGATTGAAGCTCAAGGAATTGCCGACTTCCAAAACATCGTCCGCCAAGGGATAGATGAAAGATTATTGAAATGGAAAGCACTTGAAGCTGTAAATGAACTTGCTAAATCTCCAAATACAAAGTTTATAATTCTCGGAGATAAATCGGGACTTCCGATAATAGTTCAACCGTAA
- a CDS encoding DNA recombination protein RmuC, which produces MSEFFFLIVLLIFVGILIFLLRQNQKSSEIWKQEIANLRLEFGQQIQGTVQNINSQIQNTTFQLNQKLDNSISYLSTYVNQAITQMVGTVTSNLQTITESTGQVNQRLDNAARIISELMKQIGEVKEGANQIKSIGQSIARLEDLFTSPKYRGGIGEIMLENIIQDILPKEYYETQFEFKNKKRVDAIIKINNKILPIDSKFPLDNYRKMIETKDENEREKIKKEFFKDIKKKAEEIASSYIRPDEDTFDFAIMYVPSESVYYEIITDEENEILEYMRSKKVIPVSPSVFYAQLSVFNMAFKAIQFEKNVYQIVNSLAKLLIEFDKIINEFETLGKHINNAQSKYSEVDKKLTQFGNYFKQIAGQGIVSD; this is translated from the coding sequence ATGAGCGAGTTTTTTTTCTTAATTGTCCTCTTAATTTTTGTGGGAATTTTGATTTTTCTACTTCGCCAAAATCAAAAATCATCAGAGATATGGAAACAAGAAATCGCAAATTTACGACTTGAATTTGGGCAACAAATTCAGGGAACAGTTCAAAATATAAACTCTCAAATCCAAAACACGACATTTCAACTAAATCAAAAACTTGACAACAGTATTTCTTATTTATCAACATATGTAAATCAGGCAATAACACAAATGGTTGGAACAGTTACAAGCAATCTTCAAACAATAACAGAATCAACAGGACAAGTAAATCAACGACTGGACAACGCTGCAAGAATTATATCTGAGCTTATGAAACAAATTGGAGAAGTAAAAGAAGGTGCAAACCAAATTAAAAGCATCGGGCAAAGTATAGCAAGACTTGAAGACCTTTTCACCTCCCCAAAGTATCGGGGCGGAATTGGCGAAATAATGCTTGAAAACATAATACAAGATATATTGCCGAAAGAATACTATGAGACCCAATTTGAGTTTAAAAACAAAAAAAGAGTTGATGCCATAATCAAAATCAACAACAAAATACTTCCTATTGATTCAAAGTTTCCGCTTGACAATTATAGAAAAATGATAGAGACGAAAGATGAAAACGAAAGGGAAAAAATTAAAAAGGAGTTCTTCAAAGATATCAAGAAGAAAGCGGAAGAAATAGCATCAAGCTACATTCGCCCAGATGAGGACACCTTTGATTTCGCAATTATGTATGTCCCATCCGAAAGCGTATATTACGAGATCATCACAGACGAGGAAAACGAAATTTTAGAATACATGCGCAGCAAAAAAGTCATACCCGTCTCCCCAAGCGTTTTTTACGCTCAATTAAGTGTGTTCAACATGGCTTTTAAAGCGATTCAATTTGAAAAAAATGTTTATCAGATAGTCAACTCGCTGGCGAAACTTCTTATTGAATTTGATAAGATAATAAACGAGTTTGAGACGCTTGGAAAACATATAAACAATGCGCAATCCAAATATTCAGAGGTTGACAAAAAATTAACTCAGTTCGGAAATTACTTTAAGCAAATAGCAGGTCAGGGGATCGTCTCTGACTAA
- the pgsA gene encoding CDP-diacylglycerol--glycerol-3-phosphate 3-phosphatidyltransferase has product MTLPNQLTILRIVLTPVFVVLFLSKDLLLKQLSLLVYIVAALTDWYDGWIARKFGYITRWGRFLDPLADKILTSSAFISFASLQLVEAWMVIIIVIRDILITLLRSYAEFKDKPVITTKGAKAKTFIQMVFIYYLMFGYVINLSFEGLNLELSLLHPNLIYWSMLLVTLLTFWTGVAYLYDNWKIIKTLYVSAGKRASESA; this is encoded by the coding sequence ATGACATTACCAAATCAACTAACAATTTTGAGGATTGTCTTAACCCCGGTCTTCGTTGTTTTATTTCTATCCAAGGATCTTCTATTAAAACAATTATCTCTCCTCGTTTATATCGTTGCAGCACTGACTGATTGGTATGATGGTTGGATAGCCAGAAAATTTGGTTATATAACGCGCTGGGGCAGATTTCTTGATCCACTTGCAGATAAAATTTTAACTTCGTCCGCCTTCATCTCATTTGCCTCGCTTCAACTCGTTGAAGCCTGGATGGTTATCATAATAGTTATTCGTGATATACTTATTACTTTGTTAAGGTCATACGCTGAATTCAAAGATAAACCCGTCATAACCACAAAAGGCGCAAAAGCAAAAACATTTATCCAAATGGTTTTCATTTACTATTTAATGTTTGGATATGTAATCAACTTAAGTTTTGAAGGACTAAATCTTGAACTGTCGCTACTGCATCCAAATTTGATATATTGGAGTATGCTTCTCGTGACTTTGTTAACCTTTTGGACTGGTGTTGCTTACCTTTATGATAATTGGAAAATAATCAAAACCCTTTATGTTTCGGCGGGCAAAAGAGCTTCAGAGTCAGCATAA
- a CDS encoding phosphatidylglycerophosphatase A translates to MFRRAKELQSQHKISTFSKLIATGFFSGYFPIAPGTAGSVIAILIYWFLLNSSIQLLILSVLFLIIGIFTSAEFERKNGHDPSVVVVDEMVGMWISLLFIEKKFLNVLIAFLIFRAMDIIKPPPAKKFDRMSGGIGIMIDDVIAGIYANILTQIILNIFLK, encoded by the coding sequence ATGTTTCGGCGGGCAAAAGAGCTTCAGAGTCAGCATAAAATTTCAACCTTTTCAAAGCTTATTGCAACAGGATTTTTCTCCGGTTATTTCCCCATTGCACCAGGGACGGCGGGAAGCGTGATTGCAATTTTAATTTATTGGTTTCTGTTAAATTCAAGTATCCAGCTTTTAATTCTATCTGTTCTATTTCTAATAATTGGGATCTTTACATCTGCTGAATTTGAACGAAAAAATGGGCATGATCCTTCGGTCGTAGTGGTTGATGAAATGGTTGGTATGTGGATATCTCTTCTTTTCATTGAGAAAAAATTTCTAAATGTTTTGATCGCTTTTTTAATTTTCCGAGCAATGGATATAATCAAGCCACCACCAGCAAAAAAGTTTGATCGCATGAGCGGAGGCATCGGAATAATGATAGATGATGTGATCGCTGGAATTTACGCAAACATTTTAACACAAATTATATTGAACATATTTTTGAAATAA
- a CDS encoding competence/damage-inducible protein A produces MKAEIITIGDELLIGQVINTNASYIGRKLSEIGISTARIVSVGDDEKEIIEELKHAFDNFEVVILTGGLGPTHDDVTKNAICKFFNTGLVFNEEVFNQVKEFLAKRGRTEINEANRSQAFVPEKAKIITNHWGTAPGFLFEEQGKIVVVMPGVPKEMIGMMENFVINYLAQKATGNVIKQKVLKTTGIPESYLYEKLKDTLDEIKNFCKIAFLPSALGVKIRITVKAKNQNEANRLIEEAEKRIREKAEKYIYGVDNEELEEVIGRLLTERGLKLAVAESCTGGLIADRITNVPGSSKYFERGVVAYSNEAKVQILGVPEELIRNFGAVSREVAESMAEGVRKISGADIGISTTGIAGPTGATPTKPVGLVWIGYSDKNETFAKEFRFGDDRLENKQRATQMALEILRRKLLGIEI; encoded by the coding sequence ATGAAAGCTGAAATAATAACAATCGGTGATGAACTCCTAATTGGGCAAGTGATAAATACGAACGCAAGCTACATCGGGCGGAAACTTTCCGAGATCGGAATAAGCACAGCAAGAATTGTCTCCGTTGGAGATGATGAAAAAGAAATAATTGAAGAATTAAAGCATGCCTTTGATAACTTTGAGGTCGTTATCCTTACGGGTGGATTAGGACCGACACATGACGATGTAACTAAAAACGCTATTTGTAAATTTTTTAATACAGGACTTGTATTCAATGAAGAAGTTTTTAACCAAGTCAAGGAATTTCTAGCAAAGCGAGGAAGGACTGAAATAAATGAAGCAAACAGGTCTCAGGCATTCGTCCCAGAAAAGGCTAAAATAATAACAAACCATTGGGGAACAGCGCCCGGGTTCTTGTTTGAAGAACAAGGAAAAATCGTAGTAGTAATGCCGGGCGTTCCAAAAGAAATGATTGGAATGATGGAAAACTTCGTGATAAACTACCTTGCACAGAAAGCCACTGGGAATGTGATAAAACAAAAAGTTCTAAAAACAACAGGAATCCCAGAGTCATACCTTTACGAAAAATTAAAAGACACGCTTGATGAAATAAAAAACTTTTGCAAAATCGCATTTTTACCATCAGCTCTTGGCGTCAAGATTAGAATAACGGTTAAAGCAAAAAATCAAAACGAAGCAAATAGATTGATTGAAGAAGCAGAGAAAAGAATTCGTGAAAAGGCCGAAAAATATATTTATGGCGTTGATAACGAAGAGCTTGAAGAAGTTATCGGAAGGTTATTAACCGAAAGGGGCTTAAAACTTGCTGTAGCTGAATCTTGCACTGGTGGCCTAATTGCAGATAGAATTACAAATGTCCCTGGCAGTTCAAAATACTTTGAGCGTGGCGTTGTCGCATACAGCAATGAAGCGAAAGTTCAAATCCTCGGTGTCCCAGAGGAACTTATAAGAAACTTTGGTGCTGTAAGTCGCGAAGTTGCAGAATCAATGGCGGAAGGTGTAAGAAAAATTTCCGGCGCCGATATAGGAATATCAACCACTGGAATTGCAGGCCCAACTGGGGCAACACCAACGAAACCAGTTGGTCTTGTATGGATAGGATACTCCGACAAAAATGAAACTTTTGCAAAAGAGTTTAGATTTGGTGACGATCGCCTTGAAAATAAACAAAGAGCAACACAAATGGCTCTTGAAATTTTGAGAAGAAAATTGCTCGGAATTGAAATATGA
- the thpR gene encoding RNA 2',3'-cyclic phosphodiesterase encodes MKIRTFIAVDVPEKIKDEIFEIEKELMKSASEGVKWEEKEKFHITLKFLGDVNEEAIDSIYKILNEKLNGFGKFSIIYKGIGAFPDTKNPRVIWIGCEDPTGKLFELQKIVEEKMSELGFEKEDKEYHPHITLGRVKKPKNIHNLIKKIETINFEARTGEVAEVLIMKSDLKPSGSVYTVLKKIKL; translated from the coding sequence ATGAAAATAAGAACATTCATCGCTGTTGATGTCCCAGAAAAAATCAAAGATGAAATTTTTGAAATTGAAAAAGAACTTATGAAATCCGCAAGCGAGGGCGTCAAATGGGAAGAAAAAGAAAAATTTCATATAACCTTGAAATTTCTCGGAGATGTAAACGAAGAAGCAATTGATTCAATTTATAAGATCTTGAACGAAAAATTAAACGGCTTTGGAAAGTTCTCTATCATTTACAAAGGAATTGGTGCTTTCCCTGATACTAAAAATCCACGCGTCATATGGATTGGTTGCGAGGACCCAACAGGAAAACTTTTTGAACTTCAGAAAATCGTTGAAGAAAAAATGAGCGAACTTGGTTTTGAAAAAGAAGATAAAGAATATCATCCACATATAACGCTCGGCAGAGTTAAAAAACCTAAAAACATCCATAATTTGATTAAGAAAATAGAAACTATTAATTTTGAAGCAAGGACAGGAGAGGTTGCAGAAGTTCTCATAATGAAAAGCGACCTGAAACCGAGCGGATCAGTTTATACTGTTTTGAAAAAAATCAAACTATAA
- the recA gene encoding recombinase RecA translates to MAVDRNEKLKILQTTIQQIEKEYGKGAIMRLGEGPIARVEAIPTGSISLDAAIGIGGVPRGRITEIFGPEASGKTTLCLHIIAEAQKRGGLAAFVDAEHALDLNYAKRLGVDVSNLLLSQPEFGEQALEIVEALVRSGAIDVVVIDSVAALVPRAEVEGEMGDATMGAQARLMSQALRKLASAISKSNTSVIFTNQLRSKIGVMFGNPETTTGGYALKFYAAVRLDIRKIDVIKEGQEIIGNRVRVKVVKNKVAPPFKEAEFDIIYNEGISKINDLLDTAVNLGIIQKSGSWYSYKDERIGQGRDAVKKFFMENENILKEVEYLVREKLGLLPEPTEQKTSEAEETTEEVQAETKTTRKR, encoded by the coding sequence ATGGCGGTTGACAGAAATGAAAAACTAAAAATACTTCAAACGACAATTCAGCAAATTGAGAAAGAGTACGGCAAAGGTGCAATAATGCGATTGGGCGAAGGTCCAATTGCAAGGGTTGAAGCAATCCCAACAGGTTCAATCTCACTTGACGCAGCAATTGGAATTGGCGGAGTTCCAAGGGGAAGAATAACCGAGATCTTCGGTCCTGAAGCTTCTGGAAAAACAACACTTTGCCTTCATATAATTGCTGAAGCTCAAAAAAGAGGCGGACTTGCTGCATTCGTTGACGCTGAACACGCACTTGATCTAAATTACGCAAAACGGTTAGGAGTTGATGTAAGTAATTTACTTCTCTCTCAACCTGAATTCGGCGAACAAGCTCTTGAAATAGTTGAAGCTCTTGTCAGAAGTGGAGCTATTGATGTTGTTGTCATTGATTCGGTGGCTGCGCTCGTCCCAAGAGCTGAAGTTGAAGGTGAAATGGGGGATGCAACGATGGGAGCACAAGCGCGCCTAATGTCTCAAGCATTAAGGAAACTCGCATCAGCGATCAGCAAATCAAACACAAGCGTGATCTTCACAAATCAGCTTAGAAGTAAAATTGGAGTAATGTTCGGAAATCCGGAAACAACGACCGGTGGATATGCTCTAAAATTTTACGCAGCTGTCCGCCTTGATATAAGGAAAATTGATGTAATAAAAGAAGGGCAAGAAATAATCGGGAACAGAGTTAGAGTTAAGGTTGTGAAAAATAAGGTTGCCCCTCCATTTAAAGAGGCAGAGTTTGACATAATTTACAACGAAGGGATCTCAAAAATTAACGATCTACTTGATACCGCTGTAAATCTCGGAATAATTCAAAAAAGTGGATCTTGGTACTCATATAAAGATGAACGAATCGGTCAAGGAAGAGACGCTGTTAAAAAGTTCTTTATGGAGAATGAAAATATACTAAAAGAAGTTGAATATCTCGTGCGAGAAAAACTTGGACTTTTGCCCGAACCAACTGAACAAAAAACATCCGAAGCTGAAGAAACAACGGAGGAAGTTCAAGCAGAGACCAAAACAACAAGAAAGAGATAA
- a CDS encoding RecX family transcriptional regulator — translation MPIVISLKRKKRTKEWYLIYLNDGREILSYIDFIVKFKIKTGKQLTEEQISEIKSSSELILAKEIAYKFLSYKPRTQKEVEERLKQKGFDKNIISKVIQEIKNYGFINDLEYARNFVFDRSKSKTFGKFALKQMLLAKGVPADIIEQVLLERENIVDEFDIALELANQKLKQLKSFKKKKRDRNEQRRKIYEFLARRGFSWDVINRTMREIFEDFEFQN, via the coding sequence ATGCCCATCGTTATAAGTTTAAAACGAAAAAAACGAACAAAGGAATGGTATTTAATTTACCTTAACGATGGGCGCGAGATTTTGTCTTATATTGATTTCATCGTCAAATTTAAAATCAAAACCGGGAAGCAATTAACAGAAGAGCAGATATCTGAAATTAAGTCATCCTCCGAGCTGATACTTGCAAAAGAAATTGCGTATAAATTTCTAAGCTACAAACCAAGGACCCAAAAGGAAGTTGAGGAGCGACTTAAGCAAAAGGGATTTGATAAAAACATAATCTCAAAAGTTATTCAAGAGATAAAGAACTATGGCTTTATAAATGACCTTGAATACGCACGGAATTTCGTTTTTGATCGCTCTAAGTCAAAGACATTCGGCAAATTTGCGCTTAAGCAAATGCTTCTTGCGAAAGGAGTTCCTGCTGATATAATTGAGCAAGTTTTATTAGAAAGAGAAAACATAGTTGATGAATTTGATATCGCATTAGAGCTTGCAAATCAAAAGCTAAAACAACTGAAATCATTTAAAAAGAAAAAACGAGACAGAAACGAACAAAGGCGAAAAATTTACGAATTTCTTGCAAGGCGCGGTTTCAGCTGGGATGTAATAAATCGGACAATGAGGGAAATCTTTGAAGATTTTGAATTTCAAAACTAA
- a CDS encoding AI-2E family transporter: MNERISFRRGIFVFIGIPALTLLIVWIASIAIHISLIVILSIFLSVALNPLVIYFESLGLKKVTAVLAVFASLLLSIVLAVLFIIPALVSEFKTLAEQLQKVPLDAIIATAIKNLKEKIPLLKGLDLEHKIQTLIAEYSLKAASALTSAITTVFELLLAPFVAFFILKDGERFKKKIIRAIPNRYFEMGLNVFDKIEAQLTGYIRGLVLEATALGLMAAIGATILGVNFAFVIGLVVGIASFVPYLGAFVGAIPALLISVVQFGDGRMILPLIIMFVIVHLIDDLIIQPLVYSHSVGMHPVEVVFVLLIFGELFGLFGMLIAIPVEAIIKVSVREIYWGLTHYKITSAKYETFRASQT, translated from the coding sequence ATGAACGAAAGAATATCTTTCAGACGAGGAATTTTCGTTTTCATTGGGATCCCTGCGCTTACACTTTTGATCGTATGGATCGCCTCCATCGCCATTCATATTTCACTTATTGTGATCTTATCAATTTTTCTGTCCGTTGCACTAAATCCGCTTGTAATATATTTTGAAAGTTTAGGTTTGAAAAAAGTCACTGCTGTATTAGCTGTTTTCGCAAGTTTATTGCTTAGTATCGTTCTCGCTGTTCTCTTTATAATCCCAGCTTTAGTATCTGAATTCAAAACGCTCGCTGAACAATTGCAAAAGGTTCCGCTTGATGCCATAATTGCTACTGCAATTAAAAATTTAAAAGAAAAGATACCTTTACTAAAAGGGCTTGATCTTGAACATAAAATTCAAACGCTTATCGCTGAATATTCACTCAAAGCTGCATCGGCGCTGACATCTGCTATAACGACGGTGTTTGAACTTTTGCTTGCACCGTTTGTTGCGTTTTTTATTTTAAAGGACGGTGAAAGATTTAAGAAGAAAATAATAAGAGCTATCCCGAATAGATATTTTGAAATGGGTTTAAATGTTTTTGACAAAATTGAAGCACAATTGACCGGTTATATTCGCGGACTTGTACTTGAAGCAACAGCGCTCGGGCTCATGGCTGCGATTGGAGCTACAATTCTCGGTGTCAATTTCGCTTTCGTTATTGGTTTAGTTGTCGGGATAGCTAGCTTTGTTCCATACCTTGGTGCTTTCGTTGGAGCTATTCCAGCATTATTAATCTCGGTAGTTCAATTTGGAGATGGAAGAATGATCCTCCCCTTGATCATAATGTTTGTAATCGTTCACTTGATTGATGATCTGATCATTCAACCTCTTGTTTATTCACATTCCGTTGGGATGCACCCTGTTGAAGTTGTATTCGTGCTTTTGATTTTTGGAGAATTATTTGGATTGTTCGGAATGCTGATCGCAATTCCCGTTGAAGCAATAATAAAAGTTTCAGTAAGAGAAATATATTGGGGCTTAACACACTATAAAATCACAAGTGCAAAGTATGAAACTTTTAGAGCTTCCCAAACTTGA
- a CDS encoding helix-turn-helix domain-containing protein, with translation MKLLELPKLDNELIAQQLKTLRLSTDKKITEVAEATGYTPSYISLIENGKRNLNYKILRKILLYGFGETLSSFFAKILDHESKFDTFDEDTSPDLQIYKTPFKLYNEDKTVAIQILIPTDASRGIELVKVILSEGSIFEDEFTTNFKLQGTVLNGMVEIQHNGQKTEVLQNESFSLLVKTTLYQPNSTGGFKILNLSKGTSEILLLFTPPVF, from the coding sequence ATGAAACTTTTAGAGCTTCCCAAACTTGATAACGAATTAATAGCACAACAGTTGAAAACCTTAAGATTATCAACGGACAAAAAGATCACCGAAGTAGCTGAAGCAACTGGGTATACACCTTCATATATTTCACTGATTGAAAATGGTAAAAGAAATCTTAACTATAAAATTTTGCGCAAGATTTTGCTTTATGGATTTGGTGAAACATTGTCAAGCTTTTTCGCGAAGATACTTGATCACGAAAGCAAGTTTGATACATTTGACGAAGATACTTCACCCGACTTACAAATTTATAAAACCCCATTTAAACTTTATAACGAAGACAAAACAGTTGCAATCCAAATTTTGATACCAACAGATGCATCTCGCGGGATTGAACTCGTTAAAGTTATTCTTTCTGAGGGTTCTATATTTGAAGACGAATTTACAACTAATTTCAAGCTTCAAGGGACTGTTTTAAATGGAATGGTTGAGATTCAACATAACGGACAAAAAACCGAGGTATTGCAAAATGAAAGTTTTTCGCTTCTCGTAAAAACAACATTATATCAACCGAATTCAACAGGGGGCTTTAAAATTTTAAATTTGTCAAAGGGCACATCGGAGATTCTCTTACTTTTTACACCACCTGTATTTTAA